The Polluticoccus soli sequence CGCGCAGTGCCCGGCGTAGCCGATGTTGTGGCATTCGGCGGCCAGGAAAAAACATATGAAATATCTGCCGATCCAGCCAAATTACAACAATACAATCTCACCCCGCTCGAGCTCTATACTGCCGTAAGCAAATCCAACCTTAACGTAGGTGGTGATGTGATAGAAAAGAACGGGCAGGCATTTGTAGTGCGCGGCATCGGACTTATCGATTCTAAATCCGACATAGAGAACACTATCGTTGACATTTTCAATGGCAACCCTGTATTAGTGAAAAACGTTGCCAATGTGGCGGAAAGCAGCGCACCGCGAGTGGGGCAGGTTGGCCTTGACGACAATGATGATGTAGTCGAAGGCATCGTGGTAATGCGTAAAGGCGAAAACCCCAGCGAAGTACTGAAACGCGTAAAAGACAAAATAGCGGAGCTAAATACAACCGTATTGCCATCTGATGTAACGATGGAGACTTTCTACGACAGGGATAAACTTATGAGCTTTTGTACTAAGACGGTAATGCACAACCTTGTGGAAGGCATCATCCTTGTTACCGTTATCGTCTTCCTATTTATGGCCGAATGGCGTACAACCGTCATTGTCGCTGTCGTGATCCCGCTAGCGTTGCTGTTCGCATTCCTGATGCTCAAGTTGAAAGGGATGAGTGCCAACCTGCTCTCGCTGGGTGCGGTTGACTTTGGTATTATCATTGATGGTGCGGTGGTGATGGTCGAAGGGCTTTTTGTTGCCCTGGACCATGAGGCTCACAAGCGCGGAATGGAAAAATTCAATAAGCTATCGAAGCTTGGCCTGATACGTAATACCGGAACACAAATGGGTAAAGCTATCTTCTTTTCTAAGCTCATAATCATATCAGCCTTATTGCCTATTTTCTCATTTGAAAAGGTGGAAGGCAAAATGTTCTCGCCTTTGGCATATACCCTTGGCTTTGCTTTGTTGGGCGCACTGATATTCACCCTTACCCTCGTGCCGCTATTGTGTGCAGTACTGCTTAAAAAAGATGTAAAAGAAAAAGACAACGTATTTACCCGTAGCGTAAACCGGGTTGTTGAAAAAGCTTTTACCTGGACTTTTACCAACAAAAAGCAGACCATTCTCGCGTCGCTACTTATCTTTTCGCTTACCATGATCTCAGCTAAATGGCTGGGAACTGAATTTTTGCCTCAGCTCAATGAGGGAGCGCTGTGGGTAGAGGCCAAAATGCCCATGAGCTACTCACTGAACAACACTGTAAACATGGTGCACTCACTGCGCAAGGAGCTGATGACATTTCCGGAAGTAAACGGTGTGCTGTCACAAACAGGACGAAGCAATGATGGTACCGACCCAAGCGGCTTTTATTATGTGCAGATGCAGGTAAACCTGAAGCCCAAAGACGATTGGAAACGAAAAATATCGTTGGATGACCTGGTAGAGGAAATGGACAAGAAGCTGAAAAAATACCAAGGCATCAACTACAACTATTCGCAACCAATTATCGACAACGTAGCTGAAGCCGTGGCAGGCATGAACGCATCGAATGCGGTAAAGATATATGGCGATGACCTGGCAAAACTGGATGAATATGCTAACCAGGTAATAGAGCAGATCAAGAACGTACCCGGCATCAAAGACGTGGGCATCCTTCGTAATATAGGTCAGCCCGAGATAAGCGTATTGCTGGATGAAGAACGGATGGCCCAATATGGCGTTACCAAGGCAGATGCACAAGCGGTTATTGAAATGGCCATAGGTGGTAAAACGGCTACGACAAAATACGAAGGAGAAAAGAAGTTTGATATACGCATTCGCTATGCACCACAATACCGCAAGAACGAAGACGACATCATGCGGCTGATGATTCCAACCATAAGCGGCGGACAGATACCATTGAAAGAAGTGGCCACCATCAAACAGATAACCGGCCCTGCGTTTATCTATCGCAGCGACACCAAAAGGTTCATCGGCGTTAAGTTCTCCGTACGCGAGCGGGACTTGGGCAGCACCATTGCCGAAGCACAAAAAAATGTGAACGCACATATAAAGCTCGCTCCGGGTTATTCGATCGGCTGGTCGGGCGAGTTTGAGAACCAGGTACGAGCGGGCAACCGGCTGGCGCAGGTAGTACCGGTGAGCCTGGTTATGATATTCGTGCTGCTGTTTATCATGTTCGGAAATGCCAAAGATGCTGGCTATGTGTTGATAAACGTGCCATTTGCGCTGATAGGCGGCATATTGGCACTGCACCTGACGGGCATCAACTTCGGCATATCCGCCGGTGTGGGCTTTATCGCCCTTTTCGGGATCTGCGTTCAAAACGGGGTGATACTCATTTCTGAATTTCACAAACAGGCCAGAACCGTTAACAACCTTGACACTGCAATTATCAATGCTGTAAAGGCAAGAACGAGGCCCGTGGTTATGACTGCCATGATGGCTGCTATTGGGCTATTTCCGGCGGCTATAAGCAGTGGCATTGGCTCTGAAAGTCAAAAGCCGCTGGCCATTGTAATAATAGGTGGCCTGGTTACCGCTACGATCTTCACTCTGTTGGTCTTTCCAATAATCTACCATAAAGCTCTACATGTAAGAGAGAAGAAACGTTTAAGGCTCTGATAACTATTGGCAGCCCACCAAACGCCATTTTCATCATCATTATTAAGCAGTTACAAACTATGTAACTGCTTTTTTTATTTCCTCGATTTTTTCCGGTTTGATTTGCGCTCCTTCATGGCAGCATTTTTTTGCCGATCAGCAAGAGACCAGCTATATCATGACGCTAACCGAAATCATTATCCAGAAAATACGCAACGAAGGACCGATCAGCTTTAAGGAGTTTATGGATCTGTCGCTTTATCATCCTGACCTGGGATACTATTCATCTACATGCAGTAAGATCGGAACCAAGGGCGACTTTTATACAAGCTCATCACTCACCTCAGCGTTCGGAGCGCTAATCGGCAAACAGCTGGAAGAAATGTGGCAGGCATTGGACAAAGTACCCTTTACGATAGTAGAATATGGTGCAGGAACAGGTGCACTTTGCAACGATATACTTTCCTACCTGCAGGGAAACGAACAAATGTATGCAGATCTGAAATACTGCATTATCGAGAAAAGTCCGTCGATGCGTGCGATCGAGAAGCTGCATTTATCAGAAAAAGTAAGTTGGTATGAAACCATTAGTGAGATCGGTCCAATAAATGGTTGCATACTCTCGAATGAGTTGTTTGACAACTTCCCGGTTCACCAGGTTGTCATGCAAAACGATCTTATGGAAGTGTTTGTTGACTACATCGATGGATTCACTGAAGTACTGAAGCCTGCGGGGCACGAGCTTAAAACCTACTTCGCCGATCTTGGCATTGAACTTCCCGAAGGCTTCCGAACAGAGGTAAACCTGCAAGCTTTTGACTGGACGGCTCAAGTATCCACCGCTTTAGACCGGGGCTTTGTGATCACCATCGATTATGGATACTTATCTTCTGAACTTTATAAACCTTGCAGAAGCCAGGGCACTGTACTCTGTTACCAGAAACACTTCATACATGATAATCCTTATGAAAACATCGGGAGCCAGGACATCACCTCACACGTCAACTTCTCCGCGCTGCAATTATGGGGTTTGAAAAACGGATTGAGCGAATGTGGCTTTACAGACCAATGTCATTTCCTGCTGTCACTCGGGCTAAACGACTATATACAACAAACGTTGTCGGAGGAAACCAACATCGTGCTTGCAGCGAGGAAAGCTTCTTTTTTGAGTCGTACACTGCTGATCGAGATGGGCACCAGGTTTAAAGTATTAATTCAAAGCAAAGGCATGCAACCGATCCAGCTAACAGGACTGAAATATAAAGCAGGAGAAATACCCAGCTCTTCGGCAACTGTGGTAGCACCTAGTATTTGAAGGCGCGGTAACTAGCTGATTCTATTTTTTTCTCGAAAGTCTTCTCGCCGGTTTTATAATTATATTCAACAAGGAGCGCATGATTGCCGGTTGTCATAAAATATCTGTCACCGATCTTTTGTACAGAACTGCCGTAGGGCACGAACAGATCGGGAATGGTAAACTGGCGAAAAGATGTCACTTTACGATTAACCTCATCCAGCTCAAACTCCACAATACGGCTGGTTTTCCTGATCTTTTCATCGCCATTGTCAAATAGTATTACTGATCTACCTCCATCAACATATTTAGCATGGTGCTGCCGTAAAAACACCATACTATCCGCCAGAGCAAAGTCGCTTTGCTTTCCACCCAGCTTCCACATGATCTCCCCTGTTTTCCTGTGCACCTTTATAACCTGGCTGGCATTACGGAAGGACATAATGATGTTTCCATCCCTGGGGTCTACAGCAAGCGAGTTGACATGTAGATAGTCCCATGCAGCGGAAGTATCATCAAACTTATTTTCTTCTACACTTACCTCGTACAGTTCCGGATACTTTGTTGCATCCCATTGCCAGATAACAGCGCCATTCTTCACCTCCTGCAAAATGGGACTAACTACCGCCACACCAGGCGCAGGTTTGAGATGCGTCGGAATATTTTCTGGAATGCGCTGATAATAGGTCAGTGAAATAAAATGATCGTCTGAAAGCAAAATAAAATCATGCACATCCAACATTTGCCTCAAGGTGGTGTCAACATCGCCATGAGGTAAAAGGGCAAACTTTCTAATTGGACTGAGCGCAGTGTCTGTTACATAAAAGTGGCCCGATACTCCCGGTTTATTTTTATTTACAAAAGCATTCGAATCCTTTAAGAAATAGGTGTAACGGATCTTACCTTCATAATCCCATCTTTCGAAATTGGACACAGGAACTTTGAACACCTTTCCGGTAACAGAATCGCCATTGTTGTCTAAGATGTATATCCCGCGCCTATCGCCATTAACCGTTGTAACAAGTATCTCCCGCTTGTGCGGCTCGGTTGCCAGGCGTGATTGGTCGATAACTTGCGCTATAGCAGCGGGAGTTGACAATATTCCTGCCAGGGTTATAGTTAGCAGTTCTCTCTTCATGCATTGTAAATGTACCCACTGGATACAGTTCTACAGAGGCATTACGGACGAAATGGGAAGTTTGCGCGACGAACAGAGCAGAATTGTTCACATCAATACCTGCTTAGATCGAATATCCTGCGTTCAGCGCGGTATAAGGCAAAGTAGCCAAAACCCTTGCTAATGTTGGTCGGCAGGTTAATAGGTTCGCCGGTAACCTGATTTATTAGATAGCCCGTACGTTTGTAGGCATCGAGGTATTTGTAATAATGTTCGTCTACCCTTCCGATGTGTACCACGAGAGTATCGCTTGGGCTGGCATTAAGTGTGATCGTTTTAGTGATCACACCATCATGTGCTCCGTCGTCGAACAGTTCAATACGTTTTGGTGAAAATGATTGCAAAGAACTGACAGGTTCCAACACCAGTGCCCGGGCCTGGTCCAGCGTGTTGTAGCTCATGAAATAGTGATCGCCTGGCTGAACGTTCCTGATCTTCACATGTATCTTTACAACAGTGTCCTGTTCATGCCTGATCACGTCGGGAGTGACCTCTTCAATTTCTGGCTTCGGCATGTAAGTAGTCGTGGCTGTAGCTGCCGCATTTTTCTTCTTATCGATAACGGTAAGTGTGTACCTTACGCCGGGCTGCAATTGAAGCGTACGGCTGCCGTATATACCTTTGCCCACACGTTCCAGCGTATCAGGTATTTGACCAGCAGCGGCGATCGTTACTACGGCAGAATCTGCCAGCATATCCTGCGGCACAACATCCTGGCTTGTATCCTCAAGGTTGCGCAAGGAGGTAACAGAATAGGCTGCCGCAACCAATACGGTTGATTCATTAATGCAACTGGCAGAGATGACCAGTTTGGACTCTTGCTGCGGTACCTCTATATCCAAGGGTTTGGGCCTGCAGCTGGTTAGCGCTGCAAATAACAGCACTGGTAAAAATAGTTTTGCGGTATTCATATAAATATTCCGTTGTTAGAGATTGAAATTGATCGTTCCAGTAGTTATAGTGCCGAACAACCCGTTCTGGCGGTATTTGAAAGTGGAGGTAGCCTCGTCGTAAACTCGTGTTACATTATGCGGCTGTGTACGGTTAAGCAAATTGTAAACGCTGATGTGCGCATCGCCTTTGATTCGTTTACCCAAGCTGAATTTATAGGCAAGATCCAGGTCGATGCGAAAGGCAGCAGACATGCGTAACTCATTGCGGCCTGTATAAGCAGGTAGTATCTCAAAGCCTGCTAAGTCTGGTTTAGGTACAATGTATTGACTGCTCTGACCAGTAAACGGGCTGCCCGTTGCGTACACTACTGAACTACTCGCTGCCCACCGGCTGGTTATGTCATACATCGTTACCAGCGATACATCGTGTCGGCGATCATGGCGGGCATAATATTCTTTACCATTATTAAGCGAATCGAACCTGCGATGCGCGAAGGATAAAGAATAGCCTACCCACCCCGTAAACCTGCCTGTTGTTTTGCCGGCAAATAACTCCAGTCCATACGACCTGCCCTTGCCACGAACCAGCTCGTTCTCATAGTTATCGTTCAATATCAGTAGCGCTCCTTCTCTGTATTCCACAAGATTTTGTAGCCATTTATAGTAAACCTCTGCACTTAGTATAAGTCCCAAAGAAGGAACATTATGATAATACCCCAGGCTTACCTGGTCTGAAATGCCCGGCGCTACATTCTTAGTAACAGGATACCATAGATCTGTTGGAAGCGCCAGGGACGAACTGCTTACGAGGTGCATATACTGCGCCATACGGGCGTATGAAGCTTTCACCGAATTACGATCATCAAGCAGGTACCGCAAACCAACGCGAGGTTCCAGGTTGGCATAAGCTTTCTCCTCTGCCGCTGTGCCGCTAATGCGCAAACCAGCATTCAGTTGCAAGGCATCGTTTATCCTGTAATCGTCGGATATGTATGCAGCAGCTTCTGTGGTATATATCTTTTTACCGCCACGATTTCCAAACCTTTCCACCAGCGGTCCGTTACTGCTTACGATGTTGGGATTAAAGAAATGATTAGTGAGCGAAAAACCGGCACCTAGTTTATGATCACCAGTGTTGATCGATTTAATATCGCCTTTTATCCCATAATCTCGTATAGCAGAACGGATGGCCAGGCTATTGCTATCCATAGAACCACTGATGTTGTAGTTGAATTTGCTGTATGACACGGAAATATCGGAGGTGTGTTTGTCACCAATATTATTCCAGCGCAGTACTGCCGACTCATTGCCCAGGTGCATATTGCTTTTCAATGGTTGATCGTATCCGTCGGTGCTAGTAGGCTTTGTTTTCAATTGATCCTCGCCTTTATATCCACTCAGGTAAAAACGGTTCTTTTCGTCGAGCACGTAAGTCAACTTGGCATTACCATCGTAAAAATGATACGGTATGTAACTGAATACTTTATCGATATAGGTACGACGGCCAGAAACAATAAACGACAGCTTATCTTTCAATATCGGGCCCTGCACAGTAGCCGATGAAGCTATAGCACCAATACTAACAGCTGCTTTGTAATCGGCCAGGCTACCCTCTTTGGTACGCACGTCGAGTACTGAGGATAATCGTCCGCCATACTGTGCGGGGAAACACGACTTATACAACTGGGCATCCTTAAGTGTAGAAGAGTTAAAGATGGAAAAGAAACCAAGCAGGTGGCCAGCATTATATACAGGCGCTCCGTCTAATAGTATCAGGTTCTCATCATTGCCGCCGCCACGCACAAACATGCCAATGTTGCCTTCGGTACCGCGCTTTACACCCGGTGTTAGCTGCAGTGCTTTTATTATATCAGGCTCACCGGCTATTGCAGGAGTTTTCAGTAGCATTGAAACAGGTATTTCGGTCTTGCCCATCTGTGTACTTTCCACATGTTTGGCCAAACGGGCGCCACTGGCGGTTATTTGCACTTCATGCATACGGTGCATTCTCGTCGATAGTGAATCGCCTTGTGCAAAACCCTGGATACAACCCAGGAGCAAAATGACCGTGATTATCGCTTTCATACTGTAGTTCGTGACTTTGAACAGAAAACGACGATCGCCTTTTTCACCCCTACGACAGATCAAAAGATCTTAAATACTACGAGTTGACAAACACCTCAGGAGGCATAATAATTATGGAGAGTGTTTGGAAAGAAAACTGTTGTTTTGCAAACCATTTAAGAATACAACTACCAATATGGCATTTCTAGACGACCAGCTTACTATTAAACGATCTACACTTCCCGGCGCAGGAAAAGGTTTATTCACAAAGAAGCCCATAAAAAAGGGCGAGCGGATAACCGAGTATACAGGAAAGGTAACCACATGGAATGATGTAGAGCTGGACGCGGATAACGCCTATATATTTTTCATCAACAAGAATCGCGTTATCGATGCCCGCGAAGACACCGGCTTTGGCCGGTATGCTAACGATGCACGTGGATTAAAAAAAGTAAAAGGCATTACTAACAATGGCGCCTACATAAACGACAAGAACCGTATTTATATCGACGCGCTGAAAGATATACCTGCCGGTGGCGAGATACTTGTTAGCTATGGCAAGGACTACTGGGACACCATGCGCGAGAATATGAAGGCCTAACGCTGGGCGTCATCCTTTCTCTGTGCGTGGTAATTCACCGGCGGCAGTGTTTTGATGTAAGCATAAATAGCATCAGCTTCTTTTTCGCTCAACAGGTGAAAAGCCTTCATTGGCGGCCTTAGTTGTTTGCCGTTCTTATCCATGTTTTTCAATACTGCATTACGAAAATCTTCAGCGGTATAATTGCCAATGCCGGTTGTCATATCCATTGTAATATTTGAACTGTGGATGTCGCCATCAGGCATTTTAAACTTACGTCCGCCCGCCATATAGCCACGGGTCTCTTCCGGGTGTTTATGCTTTATAGACATCGGGCCTTTTTTCGAGTGGCACTCATAACATCCGATATTATACACAAGATACCGGCCGTATGCTACTGCATCACTGGGATCTTCGCCCGACACAGAAGCCTGGAATGGAATTGGCTTGGGTAATAATATCGAGCCCATATGGCCAATTAAATTCAGATTTGTCAAGCCAGCAACAGCGTCGTGTGCCTGCACCGCCTCATCTGTAGAATGCAGGTAGGCATACATAGCGCTGATATCGGCATCAGACATATAAGGGCGTGGCATGTAAGGTATGTAATGTCCGTTCCTGGCAACACCCGTGCGCATCAGGTAAGCAAACTCACGCTCATTGTAAGGCGTCATCTTACTATGGGTAGTACTCTGCGTAAGATTGGCCGTATACACCTTGCCGGCAATGCCAGGTGTGCTCATAAACTGCCGGCCGCTCAGTTTGCCGGTATTGGGGTCTAAGTGACAACCGGCGCACGAGCTTAACACCAGCATTTTGCCCCGCTCAACCGAAGCGTTTGGAGTTGGAACGTAAGCATTGTACGTTGGCGTATAGTAAGTTTTACAACTACCAAAAACAAAAAGTGTAACAAGCAGGTAGCTAAAAAAACTATGCAGGCGGATTTTCATATTGTAAGCATTGAATGAACAAACCCGCAAATAAAGCATGCCACCCAACCGCCTGATCTTCACTATCAAAACAATTCCAACTGTCCCGACCATCCTTTTTTCCCCGAACGTTGATCTTCCCTGAAACCGGAGAGCGAAATACCAAGTAAACGAATCTTATCTTTCTCAGGATCAGTGGCTATGAGTAATTCCTGGGCTGTTTGAAGTATCGTTCCTACATCGTCGACAGGATGAATGATAGACCGGCTGCGCGTGATCTGCCTGAAATCGCTGTACTTGATCTTAAGGGTAATAGTGCGTCCTTTCAGCTTGTGTTTACGCAGGCGCTCCTGTACTTTTTCAGCCAGCTTGATGAGCTCCTCATTCATCTCATCGAGTTTTGTGAGATCATAAGGAAAGGTGTCTTCAGCGCCAACAGATTTTGTTTCGCTATGCGGCTCAACCTCGCGATTATCTATCCCTCGAACGATCCTATAATAGAACCGACCTGACTTACCGAACAACCGGACCAGTTCTTCTTCACTGAGCTTTTTAAGGTCGGCCCCTGTATGCAGCCCCATCTTTTTCATCTTACCGGCAGTAACCTGCCCTACTCCATGGAATTTTTCAACCGGCAGTTGTTCCATAAATGTCTCGATAGAAGAAGGCCCAATGAAGGTGAGACCGTCAGGTTTATTCATATCGGACGCGATCTTGGCTACAAACTTGCTGATAGATACACCAGCTGAGGCTGTTAGCTGCAACTCATCTTTTATGGCTTGTTTGATCTGCTTTGCGATCTCTATAGCAGAGCCAATATTCTGCTTATCCTCGCTCACATCGAGGTAAGCCTCATCCAGCGAAAGTGGTTCTATGATATCAGTATACCGACGAAAGATAGAGCGGATGTGTTGCGACACCTCCTTGTAAACAGCAAAACGGGGATAGACAAATATGGCGTGGGGACATAGTTGCTGGGCGCGCTTGGAGGGCATTGCAGACCGTATACCAAACTTCCGTGCTTCATAGCTGGCGGTTGCTACTACGCCGCCCCTGCCTTCCGGGGAGCCACCCACCACTATCGGCTTACCCCTGTATTCCGGGTTATCACGCTGCTCGACAGATGCATAAAACGCATCCATATCAATATGAATGATCTTGCGTACCGGCTTAATATCGTCACTCTCCATACGGCGTTGAAAGTTAAGTTTTTCCCTGCTTTCAAATCCGCGTCATTTCAGTATTTAGCGGTATTTTTGCATGAAATCGCCCGATTTTGAGCGCTACCGTTTTTTTATTTACTCCTCCGTTCACACAGCTTAATACCCCCTACCCGGCTACGGCCTACCTGAAAGGTTTTTTGAATACTAAAAACATCAGCGCTGTACAGGCCGATCTCGGTATTGACGTGACGCTCGCTTTATTTTCGAAGCAGGGATTGGAAAACCTGTTTGCCCACATCAGCAGTCAGGATCAGCCTGAATTGAGCGAAAATACTAAGCGTATCATTGCGCTAAGGAGTGAGTATATAAGAACGATAGATGCTGCGATCCAGTTCCTGCAAGGTAAAAACCCGACGCTGGCGCCACTGATCGTCCAACGCAATTTTTTACCTGAGGCTTCGCGGTTTGAGCAAGCCGAGGACCTGCAATGGGCTTTTGGCAGCATGGGCAATCAGGACAAAGCCAAATACCTGGCCACGATGTACCTGGAAGACCTGTCTGACCTAATAAAAGAATGTGTCGACCCTTATTTTGGTTTCAGCAGGTATGCGGAGCGACTAGGCAGATCGGCCAACAGTTTTGACGAATTGTATGGCATCCTGCAACAGGATCTCACTTATATCGACAGGCTAACTATCGACGTATTGCAAAGGGATATTAAAGCAGTGCAACCGAAACTGGTGGCCATGTCCGTTCCCTTCCCCGGTAACTTGTATGCAGCTTTCCGTTGCGCGCAATGGCTAAAACAACACCATCCCGAGATCAAAGTGGCTATGGGAGGTGGTTTCCCGAATACGGAATTACGTTCGCTGTCGGACCAACGGGTCTTTGAGTTTTTTGACTTCATTACACTGGACGATGGTGAAGCACCGCTGGAAAACCTGGTTCATCATATACTTGGACAGCTCCCGACGGATCAACTGAAGCGAACCTTCACACTGGTGAATGGTGTCGTCACGTACGTCAACAATTCGGGGTGCAAAGATTACCCGCAAACTGAAACTGGCACACCAGAATACAGCGGATTACCACTCGATAAATACATCTCGGCCATCGAAGTAGCCAATCCCATGCATAGTTTGTGGAGTGATGGCAGGTGGAACAAGCTGACCATGGCGCATGGCTGTTATTGGGGCAAATGCACCTTTTGCGATATATCGCTCGATTACATAGCCCTGTATGAGCCAATAGCGGCACAGCTGCTTTGCGACCGTATGGAACAGATCATTGCACAAACAGGCAATACAGGATTTCATTTTGTGGACGAAGCAGCGCCTCCCGCGCTGATGCGCGCACTGGCACTGGAGATCATAAAAAGAAAGCTGGTAGTGAGCTGGTGGACGAATATCCGCTTTGAAAAGAGCTTTACCCGCGACCTGTGCATGCTTTTGAAAGCATCGGGCTGTATCGCAGTTTCGGGTGGGCTGGAAGTTGCATCCGACCGACTACTGGCTCTGATCCAAAAAGGTATTACAGTTGCGCAGGTAGCCAGGGTAAACAAACACTTCACCGAGGCTGGCATCATGGTACATGCTTACCTGATGTATGGCTTCCCTACGCAAACCGCCCAGGAAACCATCGATTCGTTGGACATGGTGCGACAGATGTTCCATGCGGGCATTTTGCAATCAGCTTTCTGGCATCAATTCGCTATGACCGCGCACAGCCCTGTTGGACTGGCGCCGGAAAAATTCGGGGTAAAAAAGAAAACCGAACTTGTAGGCACCTTCGCCAACAACGATATTGAACACGTAGACCCGACAGGGGCAGAGCATGACAGCTTTAGCTACGGCCTGAAGAAATCGCTGTTCAATTACATGCACGGTCTTCAGTTCGATCAGCCACTGCATAAATGGTTCGATTTTAAAACGCCCAAACCGACCGTTGCTCCCAATTATATACTCGATGCGCTGAATGAAGGCGAGCACACCGCCAATAAACCAACCGCAAAAGTTGTGTGGCTAGGCGAACTTCCACATGTGGAAACAGTCATCAAATCGAAAAAAGGAAGCCAATGGGAAATGACTGCACTAACCTTTTACAACAACAAGGAGACACTGACCATCAAAGTTGATAAAGAGGAAGGTTTGTGGCTGGCTAGAATGTTACCACAGCTTTCGGTAAACAATGCTAAAATGCTGACCCTGCAGGAAGTAAAAGCCAGTTACGAAGCAACAGGATTGGAAGATTTTGAACTGTTTTGGGACAACAAACCCGTAAACGGGCTATACGCATTCGGACTGCTGCACCTATAAAACAAACACCTGCCACAATGGGCAGGTGTCTCACATAATATTGTCAGGTAATTATTTATTCTCTTCGTCGGGCAGTTGGTTGCAATGCGTGTCGCTGTATTGTACACCATTCAGTTCACGTGCCTGGTAGCGAGACTCCCATTGGCGCAACTCCTCTTCTGTCATGTCGCATTGCTTAACGCTGTCTGCTACTACCGTTGTTTGCAACAATTTAGGATCTGTAGTTGTTTTCGTGAACCCGCACATATAACAGTGACGCACTTCTTTCTTCTCACACGAGGCGAAACAAATAGCAATAAGGGCGATCGCATACAGTTTTTT is a genomic window containing:
- a CDS encoding TonB-dependent receptor plug domain-containing protein → MKAIITVILLLGCIQGFAQGDSLSTRMHRMHEVQITASGARLAKHVESTQMGKTEIPVSMLLKTPAIAGEPDIIKALQLTPGVKRGTEGNIGMFVRGGGNDENLILLDGAPVYNAGHLLGFFSIFNSSTLKDAQLYKSCFPAQYGGRLSSVLDVRTKEGSLADYKAAVSIGAIASSATVQGPILKDKLSFIVSGRRTYIDKVFSYIPYHFYDGNAKLTYVLDEKNRFYLSGYKGEDQLKTKPTSTDGYDQPLKSNMHLGNESAVLRWNNIGDKHTSDISVSYSKFNYNISGSMDSNSLAIRSAIRDYGIKGDIKSINTGDHKLGAGFSLTNHFFNPNIVSSNGPLVERFGNRGGKKIYTTEAAAYISDDYRINDALQLNAGLRISGTAAEEKAYANLEPRVGLRYLLDDRNSVKASYARMAQYMHLVSSSSLALPTDLWYPVTKNVAPGISDQVSLGYYHNVPSLGLILSAEVYYKWLQNLVEYREGALLILNDNYENELVRGKGRSYGLELFAGKTTGRFTGWVGYSLSFAHRRFDSLNNGKEYYARHDRRHDVSLVTMYDITSRWAASSSVVYATGSPFTGQSSQYIVPKPDLAGFEILPAYTGRNELRMSAAFRIDLDLAYKFSLGKRIKGDAHISVYNLLNRTQPHNVTRVYDEATSTFKYRQNGLFGTITTGTINFNL
- a CDS encoding SET domain-containing protein — translated: MAFLDDQLTIKRSTLPGAGKGLFTKKPIKKGERITEYTGKVTTWNDVELDADNAYIFFINKNRVIDAREDTGFGRYANDARGLKKVKGITNNGAYINDKNRIYIDALKDIPAGGEILVSYGKDYWDTMRENMKA
- a CDS encoding c-type cytochrome, with the translated sequence MKIRLHSFFSYLLVTLFVFGSCKTYYTPTYNAYVPTPNASVERGKMLVLSSCAGCHLDPNTGKLSGRQFMSTPGIAGKVYTANLTQSTTHSKMTPYNEREFAYLMRTGVARNGHYIPYMPRPYMSDADISAMYAYLHSTDEAVQAHDAVAGLTNLNLIGHMGSILLPKPIPFQASVSGEDPSDAVAYGRYLVYNIGCYECHSKKGPMSIKHKHPEETRGYMAGGRKFKMPDGDIHSSNITMDMTTGIGNYTAEDFRNAVLKNMDKNGKQLRPPMKAFHLLSEKEADAIYAYIKTLPPVNYHAQRKDDAQR
- the dinB gene encoding DNA polymerase IV → MESDDIKPVRKIIHIDMDAFYASVEQRDNPEYRGKPIVVGGSPEGRGGVVATASYEARKFGIRSAMPSKRAQQLCPHAIFVYPRFAVYKEVSQHIRSIFRRYTDIIEPLSLDEAYLDVSEDKQNIGSAIEIAKQIKQAIKDELQLTASAGVSISKFVAKIASDMNKPDGLTFIGPSSIETFMEQLPVEKFHGVGQVTAGKMKKMGLHTGADLKKLSEEELVRLFGKSGRFYYRIVRGIDNREVEPHSETKSVGAEDTFPYDLTKLDEMNEELIKLAEKVQERLRKHKLKGRTITLKIKYSDFRQITRSRSIIHPVDDVGTILQTAQELLIATDPEKDKIRLLGISLSGFREDQRSGKKGWSGQLELF
- a CDS encoding B12-binding domain-containing radical SAM protein codes for the protein MSATVFLFTPPFTQLNTPYPATAYLKGFLNTKNISAVQADLGIDVTLALFSKQGLENLFAHISSQDQPELSENTKRIIALRSEYIRTIDAAIQFLQGKNPTLAPLIVQRNFLPEASRFEQAEDLQWAFGSMGNQDKAKYLATMYLEDLSDLIKECVDPYFGFSRYAERLGRSANSFDELYGILQQDLTYIDRLTIDVLQRDIKAVQPKLVAMSVPFPGNLYAAFRCAQWLKQHHPEIKVAMGGGFPNTELRSLSDQRVFEFFDFITLDDGEAPLENLVHHILGQLPTDQLKRTFTLVNGVVTYVNNSGCKDYPQTETGTPEYSGLPLDKYISAIEVANPMHSLWSDGRWNKLTMAHGCYWGKCTFCDISLDYIALYEPIAAQLLCDRMEQIIAQTGNTGFHFVDEAAPPALMRALALEIIKRKLVVSWWTNIRFEKSFTRDLCMLLKASGCIAVSGGLEVASDRLLALIQKGITVAQVARVNKHFTEAGIMVHAYLMYGFPTQTAQETIDSLDMVRQMFHAGILQSAFWHQFAMTAHSPVGLAPEKFGVKKKTELVGTFANNDIEHVDPTGAEHDSFSYGLKKSLFNYMHGLQFDQPLHKWFDFKTPKPTVAPNYILDALNEGEHTANKPTAKVVWLGELPHVETVIKSKKGSQWEMTALTFYNNKETLTIKVDKEEGLWLARMLPQLSVNNAKMLTLQEVKASYEATGLEDFELFWDNKPVNGLYAFGLLHL